From a region of the Nitrospira sp. genome:
- the topA gene encoding type I DNA topoisomerase, with protein MAKTLIIVESPTKAKTITKYLGRGYTVMASVGHVKDLPTSKLGVDLEHDFEPQYVTIKGKSKVLAEIKKKAEEADKVFLAPDPDREGEAIAWHLEQELLGKSKKKKKDGKIFRVLFNEITESAIKRALQSPGEIDMKLVNAQQARRILDRIVGYQGSQLLWNKVRRGLSMGRVQSVAMRLICEREAEREAFRTEEYWSITALLAGANPPAFEAKLHSMNGAEASIENSEQAGRIVADIQGKAFVVQSIERREKKRNPVAPFITSRLQQEAARKLHFSPKKTMTLAQQLYEGIEIGAEGATGLITYMRTDSPRISNEATADAREVIQSRFGAQYLPATPNVYKTSKAAQEAHEAIRPTSAGRDPESIRQYLDQDQYNLYKLIWNRFIASQMVPAILDVTRIDSTPVETKENYLFRSTGTVVKFPGHTIVYMEGIDRELPSQKPKADQEADDDERQLPALSEGERLRLAEQEGQSAPGLTSKQHFTQPPPRYNEALLIKELEEKGIGRPSTYATIISTIQDRKYVEKTEGRFIPTETGRTVNDFLLKGFPAVVDVDFTSHLEAELDEVEEGNKQWVDSVRDFYNPFAADLEKAKTIPGPKDTVEPPTNIPCEKCGRMMEIKWGRNGKFLACPAYKDDPPCKNTQNFEKLPDGTIKIVPKQELTTDQVCDKCGSPMVVKTGRFGKFIACSGYPQCKTTKALALGVKCPQPDCGGDLVQKRTRKGRSFFACSNYPKCEYALWDRPVPKACPTCQAPFLIEKVSKQDGRSVQCRNQDCGYREAG; from the coding sequence ATGGCAAAAACTCTGATCATCGTTGAGTCGCCGACGAAAGCCAAAACGATCACGAAGTATCTGGGCCGCGGGTACACCGTGATGGCGTCGGTGGGACACGTCAAGGATCTGCCGACCAGCAAATTGGGTGTCGATCTCGAACACGATTTCGAACCGCAGTACGTCACCATCAAAGGCAAGTCGAAGGTGTTAGCCGAAATCAAGAAGAAGGCTGAGGAGGCAGACAAAGTCTTTCTGGCGCCGGACCCTGACCGAGAAGGAGAGGCGATTGCTTGGCACCTCGAACAGGAGCTGTTGGGCAAATCGAAAAAGAAAAAGAAGGACGGAAAGATTTTCCGGGTCCTGTTCAATGAGATTACGGAATCGGCGATCAAGCGGGCGTTGCAGTCGCCGGGCGAGATCGATATGAAGTTGGTCAATGCGCAGCAAGCGCGCCGTATCTTGGATCGCATCGTCGGCTATCAAGGCAGCCAGTTGCTCTGGAATAAAGTCCGGCGCGGACTCAGCATGGGGCGTGTGCAGTCGGTGGCCATGCGGCTGATCTGCGAACGCGAAGCGGAGCGGGAAGCGTTCAGAACCGAAGAGTACTGGTCGATTACCGCGCTGCTCGCCGGGGCCAATCCTCCCGCATTCGAGGCCAAGCTCCACAGCATGAACGGAGCGGAAGCGTCGATCGAGAACAGTGAGCAAGCTGGCCGGATCGTCGCCGATATTCAAGGGAAGGCATTCGTCGTCCAATCGATCGAGCGTCGGGAAAAGAAGCGCAACCCCGTCGCGCCGTTCATCACGAGCCGTCTGCAGCAGGAAGCGGCGCGAAAACTGCACTTCTCGCCCAAGAAAACAATGACGCTCGCACAGCAACTGTATGAAGGGATCGAAATCGGCGCAGAAGGCGCGACGGGTCTCATCACCTATATGAGAACCGACTCGCCTCGCATCTCGAATGAGGCGACGGCCGATGCGCGCGAGGTAATTCAGTCGCGCTTCGGCGCGCAATATCTTCCCGCGACGCCCAATGTCTATAAGACGTCGAAGGCGGCCCAAGAAGCCCATGAAGCGATCCGGCCGACCTCGGCGGGACGCGACCCTGAATCGATCCGCCAGTATTTGGATCAGGATCAATACAATCTCTACAAGTTGATCTGGAATCGATTCATCGCCTCGCAGATGGTTCCGGCGATTTTGGACGTGACCCGCATCGATTCAACACCGGTTGAGACCAAGGAAAATTATCTCTTCCGTTCCACCGGGACCGTCGTGAAGTTCCCCGGGCACACGATCGTCTATATGGAAGGGATCGATAGGGAATTGCCTTCACAGAAACCGAAGGCCGATCAGGAGGCGGATGATGACGAGCGCCAGCTGCCGGCTCTGTCCGAAGGAGAGCGGTTGCGGCTCGCCGAGCAGGAAGGGCAGTCGGCTCCGGGTCTGACCTCGAAGCAGCATTTCACGCAGCCGCCGCCCCGATATAACGAAGCCCTCCTGATCAAGGAACTGGAGGAAAAAGGGATTGGGCGTCCGTCCACCTACGCCACGATCATCTCCACGATCCAAGACCGCAAATATGTCGAAAAGACCGAAGGGCGGTTCATCCCGACGGAAACGGGCCGCACGGTCAACGATTTCCTTTTGAAGGGATTTCCGGCCGTCGTCGATGTCGATTTTACGTCGCACTTGGAAGCAGAGCTCGACGAAGTGGAGGAAGGCAACAAACAATGGGTCGATTCAGTGCGGGACTTTTACAACCCGTTTGCGGCGGATCTGGAGAAGGCCAAGACGATTCCCGGCCCCAAGGATACGGTCGAGCCTCCGACGAACATCCCATGCGAGAAGTGCGGCCGGATGATGGAAATCAAATGGGGACGGAACGGCAAGTTCCTCGCTTGCCCGGCGTACAAAGACGATCCGCCCTGCAAGAATACGCAGAACTTTGAAAAGCTGCCGGACGGCACCATCAAGATCGTGCCCAAGCAGGAGCTTACGACCGATCAGGTCTGCGATAAATGCGGCAGTCCAATGGTCGTCAAGACAGGACGTTTCGGCAAGTTCATCGCCTGTTCCGGCTATCCGCAGTGCAAGACCACGAAAGCCCTGGCGTTGGGTGTCAAATGTCCGCAGCCCGACTGCGGCGGTGATCTCGTGCAGAAGCGAACGCGCAAAGGCCGATCGTTCTTCGCCTGCAGTAACTATCCCAAGTGTGAATATGCTCTCTGGGACCGTCCTGTGCCCAAGGCTTGCCCAACCTGCCAAGCTCCATTCTTGATAG